One region of Acomys russatus chromosome 8, mAcoRus1.1, whole genome shotgun sequence genomic DNA includes:
- the LOC127193214 gene encoding olfactory receptor 19: MELENDTHISKFILLGISEDPLWQPFLFGLFLFMYLVTLLGNLLIMVATVTDSHLHTPMYFFLSNLSFADLCFTSASIPKMLVSIQTHNKVITYEGCIAQVYFFILFGVLDNFLLAVMAYDRYVAICHPLHYTVIMNRRLCGLLVLGSWVSTALNSLLQSSMALRLSFCTDLKIPHFVCELNQLVLLACNDTFPNDMVMYFAAVLLGGGPLAGILYSYSKIVSSIRAISSSEGKYKAFSTCASHLSVVSLFYSTLLGVYLSSSVTQNSHSTARASVMYSVVTPMLNPFIYSLRNKDLTGALRRVFRRKP; encoded by the coding sequence ATGGAGTTGGAAAATGACACACACATTTCAAAGTTCATTCTCCTGGGAATTTCAGAGGACCCTCTATGGCAGCCCTTCCTTTTTGGACTATTTTTGTTCATGTACCTAGTCACTCTACTTGGGAACCTGCTCATTATGGTTGCCACAGTTACAGATTCCCATCTTCACACGcccatgtatttcttcctttccaacttgtccTTTGCTGACCTCTGTTTTACCTCTGCCAGCATCCCAAAGATGCTAGTGAGCATACAGACACATAACAAGGTGATAACGTATGAAGGCTGCATTGCCCAAGTGTACTTTTTCATTCTGTTTGGAGTTTTGGACAACTTTCTTCTGGCTGTGATGGCTTATGACCGTTATGTGGCAATCTGTCACCCTCTGCACTACACGGTCATCATGAACCGCCGCCTCTGTGGACTACTAGTTTTGGGGTCCTGGGTATCCACAGCATTGAATTCCTTGCTACAGAGCTCAATGGCGTTGCGGCTCTCCTTCTGCACGGACTTGAAAATTCCCCACTTTGTCTGTGAGCTTAACCAACTGGTACTGCTCGCCTGCAATGACACCTTCCCTAACGACATGGTGATGTATTTTGCAGCTGTCCTGCTGGGTGGTGGTCCTCTTGCAGGCATCCTTTACTCTTACTCTAAGATAGTTTCCTCCATACGTGCGATCTCATCATCAGAGGGGAAGTACAAAGCGTTTTCCACCTGTGCATCTCATCTCTCAGTTGTTTCGTTGTTCTATTCTACACTTTTGGGGGTGTACCTCAGTTCCTCTGTCACCCAAAACTCACATTCAACGGCACGAGCATCTGTGATGTACAGCGTGGTCACCCCCATGCTGAACCCGTTCATTTACAGTTTGAGAAATAAGGACCTAACAGGAGCCCTAAGAAGAGTTTTCAGAAGGAAGCCATGA